In Epilithonimonas zeae, the DNA window TTTGTACCAGTATTTAAATTAAAGCCTGCATAGTTAACCAATTGCGGAACGCCGCTTGCCGAAGGAGATGTGCTGATGATCTGAGCTGGTGTACCTGTAGTGACACCATTATAAATAGTTTTTATTTGACCGCGGTAAGCATAATTAGCATCTCCAGCCGGCAATGTCATAGAATGAACCTGATCATAGCGTACAGCCTCACTACCTTCGATAGCATCAGGACAACCGTCGCCATCACTATCTACATCAAATTGATTAGAAACACCATCATTATCCGGATCACAGAAACCATTTTTGACACCATTTCCCCGGCCAGTGATGTAAGTAGGACCTACAACCAATTGACTTAAAATTACAGTATTAGCTCCTGTTCTATTCCAGGTAATTGAATTGAATGTATTACCATTGTATAGCTGCAAAGGAAACAATTGACCACCACTGCTTTTGCTGCCATACATACTTACAGATCCATTTTTATGAATAATAATTCTAACCAAAGGATTAGCTGCTGTCCCTGTCATATTATATATTTGAGGCACAGTTCCATTACCATAAGTATTTCCGTCTACAAATCTGACATTGTCTGTTTGATCCGGCTGGAATTCTAATTTGGAGGTCGAAAGATTAACTCCATTAATATTTAAGTTAAATGAATTATCTAAAGTATATACATCGAAGATGAAACCCAAGTCGGCAGCTGGCGCATTAAAAGTTGCAGTATTACCATCTGCAATATTATAATTAACATCCACTACACTTTCTGGACATTCGAAAATATCAAGAATCCCATCATTATCAGAATCCAGATCCAATATATCAGGAATACCGTCTCCATCCAGATCACGCTCAATAACCGCATTAAATGTACAAGTTGTTGTACTTCCGTTGATATTATAGGTGAGAGTTCTAGTACCACCTGAGCCAGTCCCATTATAGGTAACAGGAATATCTATGTATGTTGTAGTGGAAGTTATTGTAACATCTGTAAATGTAGATGCAAAATCCGTTCCCGATACATTTATTCTATATGTTCCAGGACCATAAACTGTAGAAATAGGCGCTCTAAGTGTTTTTGTAGAACTTACACCAGCAACAAATGGCGTTGTTTCTTGTATTGTCGCTCCTCCACAATTAAAAATGAAGGGTATGTAATAAGGAACTGAAGCCAAATCTTGGTTAGTTGCCCATAAACCACCTGTTATTCCAGTATATGTTCTAATATATGTCGAAACACCAGTAGATATATTAATAGTATAAACCGCCAATTCTGTTCCTGGATTACCATTTACAGAAACAGCATAAACCAATCCGTTTAGATATGCAATACCTCTCACGTTTCCTACTGTAGTACTGCTGCTAACGGTATTATCACCACTAGAAGTCCCTACAGGACCGGTTAGTTGTACAACACGAGTAGCAACTCTTGTAGTTGGATCAATCTTATATAAGTGTCTTGTAACTGTAGCTCCGTTTGTATTCTGTACAATCACATAGATGAAGTTTTGATAATCAAAAAATGTATCTGTTGCCCATATTGTAGATGTATTACCACCTGTATTATTCCAAATAGCATCACTGGCAGGAGCTGTTACAGCTCCCAAATCTGTACTCGTAGGATAAATTTGGTACAAATTTTTACTTGTTGTGCTAAACCCATATGCAAGCCCAGACGGATCACCATTTGCCTTTGGAACATTATTTGTCCCGATCCCTCCAATAAGATTGCCTGCTGGGGTTATCTGACCTGTCGATTGTGATCCTGTAGCTGGTAAATATTTAAATATTGTACTACCAGCAGCTGTGTTAGAGTGCAAAAAAGCTAAACTTGTAGGATTTCCCCCAGGAGTATCATAACCAACAGCAAGATTACTGATAAAATTCTGGTTACCTGTAGAATAATTAGGTGCCGCCAGTGGAGTTGGAAGTACTGCAGGCACTCCGGTAATATCATAAACTCTTCCAGTAGCTGACAACGAAAGATATAATCTATCCACTACTTGCGAAAATAGCATTTGATTTGCAACAAGCAGAAACACTACTGTAAAAAGTAGATTTAATTTTTTCATAAAAAATTTATTATTATTGAAAATAAGATTCCTTTGAGAAAAAAGAATTTCTCAAGAAATGTGAGTGTAAAAAAATTTAATGATTAAATTAAATCAGTAGGTGGGGGTCTTACAGAAAAACTAGAAACGTTTATCTGCAATCTTGAATTATCATTTTTATAAAAACAACTACTAAAGTGTAAGAATATTAATGAAGTATTTTCTGGATTAGCAGAAGAATTCAAAAAATATTTAGAATAGTGATAATCGTTACTCGGCGATACAAATGAACCATTTATTGAACTAACGCCAGCAAGGAATTTACCATCGCTATAACCTTTAGAAATGTGCAGATCGATTTTCTTTTTAGGAAGATCTACTTTCCTACTATCTTTTAATTTTTTAGCAGCCAACAAATCAACCTCTTCCTTAATCTTAGGCTGTAGTTTCTTCGTTGGTTCATCTGAATTCTTTGCAACAATCTTTAATTCATCATTATTGATTTTGATGACTTTCGAGTATTGCTGTATTGTTTTACTTTTGGAAATCTGCTCGTTAAAAGAAGCATCTTTAGAATAGATTACCGCATCTCCGGCAGTAATAATCAGTCCAGACGAAACAGGCTCCTGTGTTTGTGTTTCCTGAGCAGAAAGAGAATTTAGAAAAAGAAATAAAAGTATAACAGAAAATTGCCAGGATTTAGATAACAAACCAGCATAATCTTTTACATTCGCAAAGGAAGGCAATAAATTTTTTTTCACGTTGCAAAATTAGTAAAAATAACAACTTATGAAAACAATATATGCAAAATTAACATAAACGTAAAAAAAGCGGTAAGTCTAGGACTTACCGCTTTATAATATTATTGAGTAAATAATTACTTCAATTCTACTTCAGCACCAGCTTCTTCTAATTGCTTCTTAAGAGCTTCAGCTTCGTCTTTAGAAACACCTTGCTTCAATGGAGCAGGAGCACCGTCTACGATATCTTTAGCTTCTTTAAGACCAGCACCAGTTAAATCTTTTACCAATTTAACAACAGCTAATTTAGATGCACCAGCTGATTTAAGAATTACATCGAATTCTGTTTTTTCTTCAGCAGCATCACCTGCACCACCTGCAGCAACTACTACAGCAGCAGCAGCTGGCTCAATTCCGTACTCATCCTTAAGGATAGTAGCTAATTCATTTACGTCTTTTACTGTTAAGTTTACTAGCGTTTCAGCTAAATTTTTTAAATCTGACATTGTTGTAATGTTTTTTGTTGATTAATTATCTATTTTTTTGAGTGTATTATTCAGCAGCTGGCGTTTCGTCAGTGCTTTCTGCAGCAGGAGCTTCTGGAGCAGCCTCAGCAGGAGTTTCTTCTACTGCAGGAGCAGCAACTTCTTCAGTTGTAGCTTCTCCAGCTTCAGATTTGTTTTGAAGAGCAGAAACAACTCTTTGGATTGGAGACTGAAGTAATCCGATGATTTCACCGATCATTTCTTCTCTAGACTTGATGCTTACCAAAGTATCAAGATTTTCGTCACCAACATAGAAAGTTTCTTGAACGAAAGCTGATTTAAGAGCTGGTTTCTCTTCTTTCTTTCTGAAATCTTTGATTAATTTTGCCGGAGCGTTAGCTGTATCAGCAATCATTAATGCAGAGTTTCCTTTGAAAGTTTCGAACATCTCAGCGTAATCTACACCTTCGATTTGTTCCATTGCTTTTTGAAGCAATGTATTCTTCACAACTTTGATTTTGATATTTTGCTTGAAAGCTTGTCTTCTGAAGTCAGAAGATTTAGAAGCGTTCAATCCTGTAAGATCTGCTACGTAAACTACTTTTGCATCCTGAAGCAAATCTTTGATCTCTTGTATTGCTACAACTTTTTGGTCTTTTGTCATTGTTTAGGATTATAATTAGTTAACAGATTTTGTATCAACAGCAATTCCAGGACTCATTGTAGAAGACAAATAAATACTCTTCACATAAGTTCCTTTAGCAGCAGTTGGTTTCAACTTGATCAATGTCGAGATTAATTCCTGAGCATTTTCTTTAAGTTTAGCAGCATCGAAAGATACTTTACCAATACCTGCGTGGATAATACCATATTTATCTACTTTGAAATCGATTTTACCAGCTTTCACTTCTGCTACAGCTTTTCCGATCTCCATAGTTACAGTACCAGATTTAGGGTTTGGCATAAGACCTCTTGGTCCTAAAACTCTACCTAATGGTCCTAGTTTACCCATAACAGCTGGCATAGTAACGATAACGTCAACATCTGTCCAACCATTTTTGATTTGAGTCAAATACTCGTCAAGACCTACATAGTCTGCACCAGCTTCTTTAGCTTCAGCTTCTTTATCCGGTGTTACCAAAGCCAAAACTTTGATATCTTTACCTGTCCCATGAGGAAGAGATACAACACCTCTTACCATTTGGTTTGCTTTTCTTGGATCTACACCCAATCTAACAGCGATATCTACAGATGCATCAAATTTTGCAAAATTTACTTCCTTTACCAAAGCAGATGCTTCGTCAAGATTGTAAATTTTATTTTTTTCCACTTTGCTTAAAGCTTCTTTTTGCTTTTTTGTCAATTTTGCCATTTCTTTAAGTTTTAAGCGTTAGTTGGTTTAGTTCCTGTTACTCTCAATCCCATAGATCTAGCAGTACCAGCTACCATAGAAATTGCAGGTTCTAGTGAGAAACAGTTAAGATCTCCCATTTTGTCCTCAGCAATTTTCTGAACTTGAGCCCAAGATACAGCACCTACTTTATTTCTGTTAGGTTCTCCAGATCCACCTTTCAGTTTTGCAGCATCCAATAATTGGATAGCAACTGGAGGTGTTTTGATGATGAATTCAAAAGATTTGTCTTCATACACCGTAATAACAACTGGCAAAACTTGACCAGGCTTATCCTGAGTTCTACCGTTGAATTGTTTACAAAACTCCATGATGTTCACACCCGCAGAACCCAAAGCTGGACCTACCGGTGGAGAAGGGTTAGCAGCGCCACCTTTCACCTGAAGCTTTACCATTTTAAAGACTTTTTTAGCCATTTTAATGTTTGATTAAATTAATAAATAATGAATGTGGAAGCATTTATTATTCAGTAAGTTATTGTCCTCATAAACAAAATCTTACTTTTCAGTTTGCAAAAATAAGAATATTTTTTAAATCTGCAATGATTTATTAAAAATTAATATAACAAAAAAAGCTTTCCAAAAAAATTGAAAAGCTTTTCTATATTTTATAAAAGTAAATTATACTTTTTCTACTTGCATAAAGCTAAGTTCCATAGGTGTCTTTCTTCCGAAGATAAGAACCGAAACTTCGATTTTCTTTTTGTCTTCAAGAATTTTTTCAATAGTTCCATTGAAACCGTTGAAAGGACCATCGATTACCTTCACATTTTCTCCAACAATGAAAGGAATCTCGACATCTGTTGCAAATTCTGAAAGCTCATCCATTCTTCCAAGCATTCTGTTAACCTCAGATTTTCTCATCGGAACAGGTTCACCTCCTTTTGTAAGACTCAAGAAAGAAATAACCCCTGGAATGTTTTTGATCACGTGAGGAACCTCCCCAACAAGATCAGCTTCTACCATAAGGTAACCAGGATAATAAGGTTTCTCTTTTGGAACTTTCTTACCATTTCTAATTTGGATAACTTTTTCCATAGGAATTACAACTTGAGTAACATAAGCATCCATACCTAAACGTTGGATTTCGTTCTCAATGTAATTCTTCACTTTATTTTCCTGTCCGCTAATAGCTTTCAGCACATACCATTTCGATTCGCTCATGAGGAAAGTAATTTGAATTAGTTAAATAGATTAATAAACGTCGCAATAAAATTCTTGATAGTTACACTAAACAAAGAATCTACTCCAAATGTAAATAAAGCAAGGATAACAGTAGTCACCGCTACAACAATTGTAGAAGACTGCAAGTCTGGCCATTTTGGCCACTCCACTTTATCTTTAAATTCTGTATAAGAACCTTTTAAAAAATTAACTAATGAGCTCATTATTTTATTTT includes these proteins:
- the rplL gene encoding 50S ribosomal protein L7/L12 — encoded protein: MSDLKNLAETLVNLTVKDVNELATILKDEYGIEPAAAAVVVAAGGAGDAAEEKTEFDVILKSAGASKLAVVKLVKDLTGAGLKEAKDIVDGAPAPLKQGVSKDEAEALKKQLEEAGAEVELK
- a CDS encoding thrombospondin type 3 repeat-containing protein, encoding MKKLNLLFTVVFLLVANQMLFSQVVDRLYLSLSATGRVYDITGVPAVLPTPLAAPNYSTGNQNFISNLAVGYDTPGGNPTSLAFLHSNTAAGSTIFKYLPATGSQSTGQITPAGNLIGGIGTNNVPKANGDPSGLAYGFSTTSKNLYQIYPTSTDLGAVTAPASDAIWNNTGGNTSTIWATDTFFDYQNFIYVIVQNTNGATVTRHLYKIDPTTRVATRVVQLTGPVGTSSGDNTVSSSTTVGNVRGIAYLNGLVYAVSVNGNPGTELAVYTINISTGVSTYIRTYTGITGGLWATNQDLASVPYYIPFIFNCGGATIQETTPFVAGVSSTKTLRAPISTVYGPGTYRINVSGTDFASTFTDVTITSTTTYIDIPVTYNGTGSGGTRTLTYNINGSTTTCTFNAVIERDLDGDGIPDILDLDSDNDGILDIFECPESVVDVNYNIADGNTATFNAPAADLGFIFDVYTLDNSFNLNINGVNLSTSKLEFQPDQTDNVRFVDGNTYGNGTVPQIYNMTGTAANPLVRIIIHKNGSVSMYGSKSSGGQLFPLQLYNGNTFNSITWNRTGANTVILSQLVVGPTYITGRGNGVKNGFCDPDNDGVSNQFDVDSDGDGCPDAIEGSEAVRYDQVHSMTLPAGDANYAYRGQIKTIYNGVTTGTPAQIISTSPSASGVPQLVNYAGFNLNTGTNPSNLAGLVDNTDGTSDIGQSIGTSQNATTTDIECGRCFRPATTSGTALPTNHGITALARAGGNTGDWPIRINGAYTALDAKTKGFVINRVPTASLSSITAVIGMMVYDTTANCLKMYDGTGWYCYTKQTCNNFNQ
- the secE gene encoding preprotein translocase subunit SecE; this encodes MSSLVNFLKGSYTEFKDKVEWPKWPDLQSSTIVVAVTTVILALFTFGVDSLFSVTIKNFIATFINLFN
- the rplA gene encoding 50S ribosomal protein L1 yields the protein MAKLTKKQKEALSKVEKNKIYNLDEASALVKEVNFAKFDASVDIAVRLGVDPRKANQMVRGVVSLPHGTGKDIKVLALVTPDKEAEAKEAGADYVGLDEYLTQIKNGWTDVDVIVTMPAVMGKLGPLGRVLGPRGLMPNPKSGTVTMEIGKAVAEVKAGKIDFKVDKYGIIHAGIGKVSFDAAKLKENAQELISTLIKLKPTAAKGTYVKSIYLSSTMSPGIAVDTKSVN
- the rplK gene encoding 50S ribosomal protein L11, whose protein sequence is MAKKVFKMVKLQVKGGAANPSPPVGPALGSAGVNIMEFCKQFNGRTQDKPGQVLPVVITVYEDKSFEFIIKTPPVAIQLLDAAKLKGGSGEPNRNKVGAVSWAQVQKIAEDKMGDLNCFSLEPAISMVAGTARSMGLRVTGTKPTNA
- the nusG gene encoding transcription termination/antitermination protein NusG, whose translation is MSESKWYVLKAISGQENKVKNYIENEIQRLGMDAYVTQVVIPMEKVIQIRNGKKVPKEKPYYPGYLMVEADLVGEVPHVIKNIPGVISFLSLTKGGEPVPMRKSEVNRMLGRMDELSEFATDVEIPFIVGENVKVIDGPFNGFNGTIEKILEDKKKIEVSVLIFGRKTPMELSFMQVEKV
- the rplJ gene encoding 50S ribosomal protein L10; the protein is MTKDQKVVAIQEIKDLLQDAKVVYVADLTGLNASKSSDFRRQAFKQNIKIKVVKNTLLQKAMEQIEGVDYAEMFETFKGNSALMIADTANAPAKLIKDFRKKEEKPALKSAFVQETFYVGDENLDTLVSIKSREEMIGEIIGLLQSPIQRVVSALQNKSEAGEATTEEVAAPAVEETPAEAAPEAPAAESTDETPAAE